The Thiobacillus sp. genome contains the following window.
TTATAGTGCCGTCCAAGAAAATACTGGACCAAATGCGCCGCGAACCCGCCAATGTCAGGTTCCGCGAGCTCATGAAAGTATGCGAGGAATACTTTGGAAAATCACGCCAGATGGGCACAAGCCACGCCATCTTCAAGACCCCCTGGATCGGTGATCCACGAATCAACATCCAGGACGACAAGGGCAAGGCGAAGCCCTATCAGGTAAGACAGGTTCTTCTGGCAATCGACAAGCTTGAGGGCATAAAAAATGAACGTTGATCACTACACTTACCGCGTCACCTGGTCGCCCGAGGATGGCGAGCATGTCGGGTTGTGCGTCGAGTTCCCATCGCTCTCATGGCTGACGAGCGAGCCAGAGGCTGCACTCCAGGGAATTCGCAAGCTGGTGGCCGATGTCGTCGCCGACATGGAAGCCGCCGGAGAGAGCATTCCAGTACCCTTGGCGGAAAGGCGCTACAGTGGTGAGTTCCGCGTCCGCATCCCACCGGAAATCCATCGGGCCCTGGCCATGCAGGCTGCCGAGCAGGGAGTTAGCCTGAATCGCCTGGCCAGTGCGAAACTGGCCGCCTGAAATGGCTTCGGTCACGCCAACGTCCGGACTTTGCCTGGCACCTTCGTTCAAACCGCATTGAGATATCCTCGCTAGATATGGACATCGCCAAACTCATCGGCCTGCCCTTCCGCTATCAACCTTGGCGGCCCCGCCACCTGCGCCTGATCCTGGCGGATGCCACCAACCCCGCCACCCAGGAACAGCGGGAGCACAAGGCCCACCTGGCCGCCGCCATAGACTGGCTGTGCCACGCCCAGGACGTGCGCGACGGCCGCCCCGACGCTGGTGGCGTGGCCGCCGGCTGGAGCTTCGAGGACGGCTGGCTGCCCAGCTACCCGGAAACCACCGGCTACATCATCGAAACCTTCCTGGCCGCCGCCAGGATCCTCGACCGTCCGGAACTGGTGGACCGGGCCGGCCGCATGATCGACTGGGAACTCTCCCTCCAGGCCCCCGACGGCGCCTTCCCCGGCCATTTCGGCGAGCCCGGCTCCCACCCCGTGATCTTCAACCAGGGCCAGATCATGCACGGCCTGGTGGCGGGCTACACCCAACTGGGCCGCCAGGACTGCCTGGAGGCCATGGTGCGCGCCGGCCACTGGTTCATCCAGCAGCAGGACCCGGACGGCTGCTTCCGCAAGTTCGAGCACAACGGCACACCCCACGTCTACAACACCCGCGCCACCTGGGCCCTCATGGCCGCCGGCCTGGTGTCCGGCGAGCAGGCCCTGGTGGACGGCGCCCGCCGCAACCTGGACTGGGCCCTCACCCAACAGACCCCCTCCGGCTGGTATGCCACCAACGCCTTCGTGCCGGAGCGTTCCCCTTTCACCCACACCATCG
Protein-coding sequences here:
- a CDS encoding toxin HicA translates to MRREPANVRFRELMKVCEEYFGKSRQMGTSHAIFKTPWIGDPRINIQDDKGKAKPYQVRQVLLAIDKLEGIKNER
- a CDS encoding type II toxin-antitoxin system HicB family antitoxin, translated to MNVDHYTYRVTWSPEDGEHVGLCVEFPSLSWLTSEPEAALQGIRKLVADVVADMEAAGESIPVPLAERRYSGEFRVRIPPEIHRALAMQAAEQGVSLNRLASAKLAA
- a CDS encoding terpene cyclase/mutase family protein, yielding MDIAKLIGLPFRYQPWRPRHLRLILADATNPATQEQREHKAHLAAAIDWLCHAQDVRDGRPDAGGVAAGWSFEDGWLPSYPETTGYIIETFLAAARILDRPELVDRAGRMIDWELSLQAPDGAFPGHFGEPGSHPVIFNQGQIMHGLVAGYTQLGRQDCLEAMVRAGHWFIQQQDPDGCFRKFEHNGTPHVYNTRATWALMAAGLVSGEQALVDGARRNLDWALTQQTPSGWYATNAFVPERSPFTHTIAYAIRGFLECGVLEGEQRYIDSALKAGKGMARAQRRDGWLAGTYKDGWLADAGYACLTGIAQMSLNWTRMAQVTGDDSFRTHARAGLAYLKSTQRLDDADATIRGGIAGSSPIWGDYSRFEYPNWACKFFADALMMDLEDIAIPPVPHAGSNEEGQG